From Toxorhynchites rutilus septentrionalis strain SRP chromosome 2, ASM2978413v1, whole genome shotgun sequence, a single genomic window includes:
- the LOC129769534 gene encoding probable peroxisomal acyl-coenzyme A oxidase 1, which translates to MPATEVNMDLQNERKKCTFKNNEFTLWWVGGESKLKEKKFREKFFLGEPEFFDKIPLHFVSHKEVYEESVRKATVIFRKVKQMQEQGRDGVENYMALLGGLLGSGILKEGNPLGVHFVMFLPALMGHGTPEQQAEWIGRAWNCEIIGTYAQTELGHGTFIRGLETTATYDERSKEIVLNSPTLSSYKWWPGGLGHTANYCVVIAQLYSKGKCHGIHPFIVQLRDEDTHMPMPGITIGEIGNKLGMNGVNNGFLGFKNVRIPRSNMLMKNAKLLEDGTFVKPPSAVLTYGTMMFVRVVIVRDISNYLSKAVTIATRYSCVRRQSVINPEQPEVQVIDHLTQQYKLFPAIAKSIVFKLTSDNLWDMYNQVTSELDKGDLERLPELHAIACCLKAVSTADAAQAIETCRLACGGHGYMTCANLFGTYGMVTAACTYEGENTVLLLQTARYLLKVWNQALRGQELVPTVQYLKMFISSKNQRQPWDDSIPGIISGLQTVAAGKLRLANEHIEQRKRAGYTQEEAVNLTSIELARTADAHCRAFLVQSGYEMIEKDCKTMSSELGRVLRDIYELYAYDEAMKAVGDLLRFTTISDSDIIRLQQKLEDALAAIRPNAIGIVDSFDIPDMVLGSALGAYDGNVYERLFEEAKKSPLNQEPVNKSFHLYLKPFMKSNL; encoded by the exons ATGCCAGCTACTGAGGTTAATATGGATCTAcagaatgaaagaaaaaaatgcacattcaaaaataatgaattcacCCTTTGGTGGGTTGGTGGCGAGTCGAAACTAAAGGAAAAGAAATTTCGAG AGAAATTTTTCCTGGGAGAACCGGAATTTTTCGACAAGATTCCTCTACATTTCGTTTCGCACAAGGAAGTGTACGAAGAATCTGTTCGTAAAGCCACTGTAATATTCCGCAAGGTGAAACAGATGCAAGAACAAGGCAGAGATGGAGTCGAGAATTACAT GGCCCTCCTTGGCGGACTTCTGGGTTCGGGAATACTGAAAGAGGGCAATCCTCTGGGGGTGCATTTTGTTATGTTCCTCCCGGCGCTAATGGGTCATGGAACCCCGGAGCAACAGGCGGAGTGGATTGGAAGAGCATGGAATTGTGAAATCATCGGAACATATGCACAAACTGAGCTGGGCCACGGCACGTTCATCCGAGGTCTTGAAACAACTGCAACTTATGATGAAAGATCGAAGGAAATCGTGCTGAACAGTCCAACGCTGTCCTCGTACAAATGGTGGCCCGGTGGAT tgGGTCACACCGCCAATTACTGCGTGGTTATTGCTCAGTTGTATTCGAAAGGTAAATGCCACGGTATTCATCCGTTCATCGTTCAGTTACGTGATGAGGATACTCATATGCCTATGCCCGGTATAACGATCGGCGAGATTGGCAATAAGCTTGGCATGAATGGAGTTAACAACGGTTTTCTTGGATTCAAAAATGTTCGCATTCCACGTTCAAATATGCTGATGAAAAATGCCAAGCTACTCGAAGACGGTACATTTGTCAAACCTCCATCAGCGGTGTTGACGTATGGGACGATGATGTTTGTGCGGGTGGTCATTGTGAGAGATATTTCAAATTATCTTTCTAAGGCGGTGACTATTGCCACACGATATTCGTGTGTGCGTCGACAAAGCGTTATTAACCCGGA ACAACCAGAAGTACAAGTCATCGATCATCTCACCCAGCAGTATAAGCTATTTCCAGCTATCGCAAAAAGTATTGTTTTCAAGCTAACTTCGGACAATCTTTGGGATATGTATAATCAGGTGACATCAGAGCTAGATAAAGGAGATTTGGAACGGTTGCCAGAGTTACATGCGATTGCATGTTGCTTGAAGGCGGTTTCCACGGCCGATGCTGCCCAAGCCATTGAGACATGTCGATTGGCTTGCGGTGGCCATGGTTATATGACATGCGCGAATCTTTTCGGCACATACGGTATGGTAACAGCGGCGTGTACTTATGAGGGTGAAAACACCGTGCTTCTATTACAAACTGCAAG ATATCTTTTGAAGGTATGGAACCAAGCTCTGAGGGGCCAGGAACTGGTACCAACCGTCCAGTATCTGAAGATGTTCATTTCTAGTAAAAATCAGCGACAGCCGTGGGATGACTCAATTCCAGGGATAATAAGTGGTCTGCAAACGGTCGCTGCCGG AAAACTACGGCTGGCGAACGAACACATCGAACAACGCAAAAGAGCTGGCTACACCCAGGAAGAAGCTGTCAATCTTACTTCCATAGAGCTGGCTCGTACTGCCGACGCACATTGTCGTGCCTTTTTGGTACAATCTGGATACGAGATGATTGAGAAAGACTGCAAGACGATGTCGTCGGAATTGGGCCGTGTTTTGCGTGATATCTACGAACTATATGCGTACGATGAGGCCATGAAAGCGGTTGGCGATCTGTTAAGA TTCACCACCATCTCCGACAGCGACATCATAAGACTACAACAGAAGCTGGAAGATGCTCTCGCCGCCATCAGGCCCAATGCAATTGGCATTGTTGATTCTTTTGACATTCCAGATATGGTACTTGGCTCCGCGCTTGGAGCTTATGACGGAAATGTATATGAACGATTGTTTGAGGAAGCCAAGAAAAGTCCCCTGAACCAG GAACCCGTCAACAAATCATTCCACTTGTACCTGAAACCCTTTATGAAATCTAATCTGTAG